The nucleotide window GGCTCGGAGGCGCTGCAGGACTTCGGCGCACGGCAGGCGCTGGCAGCCGCGGGACCGCGCGCGCGGTTGATCGGAGTTCCGCCGGTGCAGTCCCTGGCCGTGAACTACGCGCAGGAACCTGCCTCGGAGGAGAAGCACCCGCTGGAAGCCTGGGCAGAACTCGCGGGCAAACTTTCGGGCCGGCTACCCGGCTGAGGCCGCCACCTATGACCCCGCCAGCCGCCAGGTTGGAATACCCGGCCTGCCGGTGATGTTATGGGCTCTGTGTCAACTAACGACGGCGAGCCAGCCTCCCCTCCCAACCAGCAGCTAACTGCCGTCGCCCCGGATCTGAATGCCGTGGCAGAGACGGATGCAGCAGCAGCCGGCACCAACGGCAGGAAACCGCGCAGCGAACACAGCACGGGCCTGCTCTTCGGGCTGGCTGCCTACGGGCTGTGGGGCATCCTGCCGCTTTACTTCGCCATCCTGGAGCCAGCCGGTCCGCTGGAGATCGTGGCCAACCGGGTGGTCTGGTCGCTGTTGTTCTGCGTGCTGCTGATGACGGCCATGCGCAGCTGGCGCCCGTTCAAGGCTGCACTGGTGGACAAGCGCACCCTCGGCACGCTTTCGCTGGCCGCGGCGCTCATCGCCGTCAACTGGCTGACCTACACCGTTGCCGTACTCAGCGAGCGCACGGTGGAGGCCTCACTGGGCTACTTCATCAACCCGCTGATTTCCGTCCTGCTTGGTGTCCTCATCTTGAAAGAAAGGCTCCGGCGCGCGCAGTGGGCGGCACTGTCCGTGGCGTTTATCGCCGTCCTGGTGCTGGCGTTCGGTTACGGCAACGTGCCCTGGCTGTCGCTGATCCTGGCCTTCAGCTTCGGCTTCTACGGCCTGGTCAAGAAGAACGTGGGGTCCAAGGTGGATGCCGTCTCGAGCCTG belongs to Arthrobacter crystallopoietes and includes:
- the rarD gene encoding EamA family transporter RarD, with amino-acid sequence MGSVSTNDGEPASPPNQQLTAVAPDLNAVAETDAAAAGTNGRKPRSEHSTGLLFGLAAYGLWGILPLYFAILEPAGPLEIVANRVVWSLLFCVLLMTAMRSWRPFKAALVDKRTLGTLSLAAALIAVNWLTYTVAVLSERTVEASLGYFINPLISVLLGVLILKERLRRAQWAALSVAFIAVLVLAFGYGNVPWLSLILAFSFGFYGLVKKNVGSKVDAVSSLSVETLVLTPLAGAVMAVLMVQGQATLLDNGPGHFWLMAAGGLITALPLLFFGAAARRLPLSMVGMLQYLAPLIQFILALAVFNEPMPLERWIGFGLIWLSLIILTTDMLASYRKLPQPAAA